One Nicotiana sylvestris chromosome 12, ASM39365v2, whole genome shotgun sequence genomic window carries:
- the LOC104219245 gene encoding probable serine/threonine-protein kinase PBL1: MGCFTVSKSKKKLSEQTIHIKRVNPQEQSPTALPEPQIHTRSLRSAPPSFRTRVKPVQSNNGVTSSRTRTLSAPSSLDSAEQDALASNEYEEHEELRSRVGSTKEYCSPVPQPLPLPSPQNAAASLRTMRSFKVGNTSGPLNASGPLPLPPVLPPTLPSTGMLRNFSFDEIAAACHHFSPDRCMSEGLSSVIYRASFGDDASGSKKLEATITRLHPSSQGLKEFVNEVNTLASLQHSSLCKLIGFHAREGSEHRMLVFERLFHGSLDRLLFGRSDGPPIDWNARTKIALCAAQGLTFLHEEGPFQAMFHEFSTGNIQIDKDFSAKLSGYGCITNIQETEISCNSVALANLSQETLERGLLTPKSNVWSFGIVLLELLTGRKNLDGRYSKEERNLVKWSRPFLADDGRLSLIMDPQLKGRFPPKAARTVADIAQRCLQKDPSERPTMRTIVDQLKAVQVMKCPSLFPLQEPAAVGGKHMSKSPSMNGIITPAPRLSFSPSLPITRASASPSKSATQPSSRPSLTCSYSFSLEDLDRLQSRRSSSSSFRRSSVEGF, from the exons ATGGGATGTTTCACTGTTTCAAAGAGTAAGAAGAAATTGTCCGAGCAGACTATCCACATCAAACGTGTGAACCCTCAGGAGCAGTCACCTACCGCACTGCCTGAACCCCAGATACACACAAGATCATTGCGCTCCGCACCACCTAGTTTTAGAACAAGAGTGAAACCAGTGCAGTCAAACAATGGAGTAACAAGCAGTAGGACACGAACTCTATCCGCCCCATCAAGTCTTGACTCAGCGGAACAAGATGCTCTGGCGTCGAATGAATACGAGGAACATGAAGAGTTGAGGAGTCGTGTTGGATCAACAAAGGAATACTGCTCACCAGTTCCTCAGCCTCTTCCTCTTCCATCTCCTCAGAATGCTGCTGCTTCTCTCAGGACTATGAGAAGCTTCAAAGTAGGGAATACAAGTGGCCCTCTCAATGCCTCTGGACCGTTGCCGCTGCCTCCTGTACTGCCTCCTACATTGCCTTCTACTGGAATGCTGCGGAACTTTTCTTTTGATGAAATTGCTGCTGCATGCCACCATTTCTCTCCGGATCGTTGTatgtcagaaggtctttcttctGTCATTTACAGAGCTTCTTTTGGGGACGATGCCTCTGGTTCAAAGAAGCTTGAAGCCACTATAACACGCCTTCACCCTTCTTCACAG GGTTTGAAGGAATTTGTCAACGAGGTGAACACCCTGGCGTCTTTGCAACACTCTTCACTTTGTAAACTGATTGGTTTTCATGCTCGCGAAGGTTCTGAGCATAGGATGTTGGTTTTTGAGAGACTTTTCCATGGAAGCCTAGACCGGCTTTTGTTCGGAAGATCAGATGGCCCCCCTATAGATTGGAATGCTAGAACAAAAATTGCATTATGTGCTGCACAAGGTCTCACTTTCCTGCATGAGGAGGGACCTTTCCAG GCAATGTTCCATGAATTTTCAACTGGAAATATACAAATCGACAAGGATTTTAGTGCAAAGCTCTCAGGGTATGGATGCATTACGAATATACAAGAGACAGAGATATCTTGCAATTCAGTT GCCCTGGCAAATCTCTCGCAGGAGACACTGGAGAGAGGGTTGCTAACTCCTAAGAGCAATGTTTGGAGTTTTGGGATTGTACTTCTAGAACTGCTCACCGGCCGGAAGAATCTCGATGGTCGGTATTCAAAGGAAGAGAGGAATTTAGTCAAGTGGAGTAGGCCTTTCCTTGCTGATGATGGTAGATTATCACTAATCATGGATCCTCAGCTAAAAGGCCGGTTCCCCCCTAAAGCAGCCAGGACAGTGGCTGATATTGCTCAAAGATGTCTGCAAAAGGATCCTTCTGAAAGGCCCACCATGAGAACAATCGTCGACCAACTCAAAGCTGTACAAGTGATGAAGTGCCCTTCACTGTTTCCTCTGCAAGAACCAGCAGCAGTTGGTGGTAAACACATGTCAAAGTCTCCAAGCATGAATGGAATCATCACTCCCGCGCCAAGGTTGAGTTTCTCCCCTTCCTTACCCATCACCCGAGCATCGGCTTCTCCCTCAAAGTCTGCTACGCAACCCTCGTCTCGTCCTTCATTAACATGTTCCTACTCTTTCTCTTTGGAGGACCTTGATCGGCTCCAAAGCCGAAGATCATCATCTTCATCTTTTCGCAGGTCTAGTGTTGAAGGATTTTGA